The genomic DNA ATCAGAGAAAGAATCGGAATTGGAAATTGAATCTGATTGTGCGTAAGAAGGTCGTGGTATTGAGGGACGTGTTGGGTTTGATGTATTGGCTGGATCTGAAGGATGTTTCATCTCTCGAAGAGCTTCTGGAGGATCCCTGACCTTCGTACAGACACATCTTAGCCAACAAGCAAAGATCAACACCGCCGTCTCTCGATCGGCTTGgaagccttcttcttgttcaaGCTGGTTGATGAGGTTTAACAGGTGCTCGACTTGGAGGAGGTTTGGTGAAGGGGGTGGAAGTGGGAGGGGCAAAGCCAAGTGCGTGTGGGTCGGAGGGCTATAGGGTTTGCGAAGGAGGTTTGAAAGGAATGTGTTTGTGAATGGTAACGGAGGATAAGGACATTCGGGCGGTAACTTTTTACCCTCCCCTACTTCCTTTTTTAATCTTTTCAGATCTGGCAAAAACTTGATaacatcctcctttcctcgtTTCCACCTCTCCAGCCCTCTATCCAGCCTTCTCCCCAGATGCTCCGCTCCGTTCAGGAACATATGGTCCCTCATTGCCGTGACCAACTTTTCGTCCGCCGCGAGAGAAGGTGTGTCAAGGAGGTGGAGCGTAGCCAGGCGGTATAGCCGGGCTGAGAGGAGGCGCGAGATGATCGGTGGGAATGACGAGGGGTTTTCTTTACCACATCGTTAGAACGGCAAGACGGGCCAATGGAAATAAATGTATTTCAGCTTTGACATACCAGGTCTCgccctctctttccccttcgcCGACGTCCTATACACTTCCTCCTGGCGGTATATGCCTTTGACTTTCTCTACGGCCATCCTGGTTatatcctctctcctctgtGCGGCTGCGCTGGACTCTGCTCTGGGTATATCGGAGGGTTGTTGTCGCCGGGGTACAGGGCCCCGGAGGACGgagcgggggcggggggaCGAACAGAGTGTCCGGATCTGTGTTGGTGCTCTGCGGATGGACTGGGGTACAAGTGGGGGCGGCATCCCTCGGGCCGCATCCTGCAGTATCGCGAAAGGGGGTGCGTTCTATGCTGCACTCGACTTTACGCTGGCTTGAAACAAAGACAGACTAGCCACGTGGCCAAATTACACCCGCCACCTCACTCAACCACGAAACTCCGACAATCGCCGGCGCCTGCCCTCGCGTGTCGCTGATTTTCTCGATTCGCGCGAGTCCGTACATCTCTCTCTCTACGAGCTCGTCTTTAAATTCCTTCTGTTCAACAAACGACACTTGGGAGACTAGCTATTCAAAATGGGTGCCACTCGTGCTAACAAGGAACTTTACTTCGAGAAGCTTAGGGCTCTCATCGAGAAGTACCGTGAGTCGCACCGTCTCAAATTGTTCAACACCTCTTGCTGACATTCGTTTTTCAgcctccatcttcgtcgtcaaCATTGACAACGTCTCTTCCCAGCAATGTCACATGATCCGACAGGCTCTCCGTGGCAAGGGTGTTGTTCTTATGGGCAAGAACACCATGGTCCGACGTGCTATCCGAACCATCCTCCCCGAGTTCCCCCAGTTCGAGAAGCTCATGCCTTTCGTCAAGGGAAACATTGGTTTCGTCTTCACCTCTGGTGACCTCAAGGACGTCCGAgagatcatcatctctaACAAGGTCGCCGCCCCCGCCCGTGCCGGTGCCTTTGCCCCCAACGACGTCTACGTTCCTGCCGGTAACACTGGTATGGAGCCCGGAAAgacctctttcttccagGCCCTTGGTATCCCCACCAAGATTGCCCGTGGTACCATTGAAATCGTCTCTGACGTTCAGGTCGTTGCCGCCGGTAGCAAGGTCGGCCCCTCTGAGGCTACATTGTTGAACATGCTCaacatctctcccttcaCCTACGGTATGACTGTCGTCCAGGTCTACGACAACGGTGCCGTCTTCCCCTCTGCCATCCTCGATattgaggagaagacccTTGTTGACCAGTTCGTTTCTGGTATCAAGACCGTTGCCGCCATCTCTTTGGCCACTGGTATCCCCACCATTGCCTCCGTCGTGCACTCTCTTGTCAACTCTTACAAGAACATCCTCAACGTCTCTCTCGCTACCGACTACGAGTTTGAGGGTTCTGCCAAGGTGAGttgttttcctttttttcctgaTCGCCTTCATTTGCACGATGTTACATTTCTCAATCCACTGGAGATTTCCTAGCTCGCCAGAGCAAAGACGATCCAACCCTTTTTTATCTGAAACTCCTTTAATTCTGTCACGTTCACAATGACTTGAACAATCACTGACAGTTGTCGCAGATCAAGGAGTACCTTGCCAACCCCGAGGCCTTTGCCGTCGCTGCTgcccccgccgccgctgctgAGGCTTCTTCCGAGGCTgcccccgccgccgccaaggaggaagagaaggaagagtctGACGACGACATGGTATGTTTTACCTTGCTTTGCTTCAAGTATATGGATCATAAGCTGATTTGTGTAAAAGGGCTTCGGTCTCTTCGACTAAGCGTTGTCTGTCTAAGGATTACCAACtgggatggagaaaaaggagtaGATGTATTGATAGACATGCATCTTTCCTGCTTCTCGATTGTCGAGGTGCCTTTCGCATGTGGTCTTGTTGTCGGCATGTGAAATCTCGCGTCCCTGGTATTCATAAAATTTCTGTTGTTTCTATTGTCTCGTCGACACTACAATAGCCAGTCGTCTACTCTGGGCACACTAAGCGGGACTATTGAACAATATTGACCAGTAATGTTGCTGTCCGACCTAGAATAATCCATATACAGCATTCAACATAAAAGACCCAGGGCGAGTATCGCTTGCGACATTTGCTAAAcatcattattattatccTCATAGGCTATACGGCACTTCGCGATGTGCACGATACATGAGTCGTCCTTGATACGCTGGCCCACCGATGGCAGCTCTACCTCAAGAAATTCAAGTCATTAgcccaaaaaaagaatatTCACATTATCAGGGTAAGGGAATgcaaaaaaaggaataCTCACGCCAAAGCAGCGCATATCGTGCCTACCAACCCTGTCCACAACGCCGCTCCATACTTGGCTTCCCAAACATCATCAAATACATGTCTCGCATGAACCCATACTACGAGGGCGAACGTTTCGGCAAGAATGGCGAGGAGAGTGCCAAGCAAAGCGCTGGTGCGAAAGTAGATTGGGTTCCACATGAATTTTCCCACCCGGAGtaaggagaggatgagagtgatgatggcgaAAAACATGAAGAGGAGTGCTAgagggatggggaagaatgATGACTCGAGTAAGCGAATGAAAAGATGTTTcggggagaagagaaggggaaaggaaaaggaggaactTACCGATGCCGAATAAAATACCGGTCTTGATCAACCATTCGATCAACTCGTCCCCGTCGCCCACACTTGCAGGCTGTGTATATCCGACTTTCGCACTGGAACAcccgcttcctcctcccccttgccctccttcttgagtGACACAGTAGCCAAACGTACCGAATTTGGCGCTCAAGTCCGAATTTAAAGAATATGAGATAGAAAGGAAATATATGGTTTTGATGAGGGGTGCAGAGAACGTTGTCAAGAGCCTTATCGTTGTATGAGAAGTCTGTTCAGTTGGAAATGTATTATACGGGGGGGTAAGACGTACAGGCAAACGAAAGAGAGTGATGAGAATATGAATCCAAGGAGCATATGCCCCTCGAGACAGTCGTCCCATCTGAACATTGCCTACCTAGTCGTGAGTTGCCGAATGAATATGTTAGGGAGTTGAGCACACAAAGCGAAATGGGTCACAATAGTAATCAGTCCGGTCGTCTAACAACAAATCTTTCAAATTCATCCTGATAAGAGTCATTCCAGAGGTGACTGGTGATTCCTGGTCATAAGAAAGAACAATGGGCTACAGGAAAATTGATGCAGTTTCGGGTTGAATGATTTTGATGGTCGAACGGGGTTTGATGGATAAGATGTTAATTTAAGCCATGATGGCGTTCCTGCCCCGTTGACCGAACCGGGATGCATTGCATCCATGGGTTATTAATTGGCTCGCAGGAACCTGATACGTCGGTGGATGATTAGTTTGGCTACGGTTTCATCATTATTGTCGACGAAACAGAGGCTACGCGTACGTAAACAAGTCTGGCAAGTATCTGGCTGTGTAAGAAAGACGACGATTAGAATTCTATCTGTATAGTGTATAAGAACTGTAATCACTAACAACCTTTCATTGTCCAGAACACAATTGCAAACTGAAAATTCCGTCTAGGGCACAAACTCATCAGGCATGAACACACTTTGCGGCCCTCGGATACCCTTGGGTGGCCAtctcttgtctttttcATACGGCACCTTGAACCTCTTTTTCCCGCTCCCAATAACCTCATCAATCCCGTTCAAAACAACCCTCGCGCTTCCGTTGGGCGGTACTTCCGTATCAACCAACATTGTATCCCCCTCAATCTTCCACTTACACACGTAAGGTCCATAAGGCGAGTCGAAGGATGTTTGAGCAGAGGTGATCGTGCCGCCGGGCAAGGGCTTGATGAGGGCAGACTTCCAacctggagaagaaggggagagacCACCAATGTAGGTATGCATGAATTTAGCGACAGCGCCAAGGGCGTAGTGGTTGAACGAAGTCATTTGACCAGGATTGATTCGACCGTTGGGGAGCATCGAATCCCATCTCTCCCACTACTGACGCATTAGCAATTTGACTGTGTTGCGACAAAAAAGATGCTTACAATAGTAGTTGCACCCATACCCACAGAGTACAGCCACGAAGGattatctttttcttgcA from Cryptococcus neoformans var. neoformans JEC21 chromosome 7 sequence includes the following:
- a CDS encoding L10e protein, putative — translated: MGATRANKELYFEKLRALIEKYPSIFVVNIDNVSSQQCHMIRQALRGKGVVLMGKNTMVRRAIRTILPEFPQFEKLMPFVKGNIGFVFTSGDLKDVREIIISNKVAAPARAGAFAPNDVYVPAGNTGMEPGKTSFFQALGIPTKIARGTIEIVSDVQVVAAGSKVGPSEATLLNMLNISPFTYGMTVVQVYDNGAVFPSAILDIEEKTLVDQFVSGIKTVAAISLATGIPTIASVVHSLVNSYKNILNVSLATDYEFEGSAKIKEYLANPEAFAVAAAPAAAAEASSEAAPAAAKEEEKEESDDDMGFGLFD